Below is a genomic region from Bacteroidota bacterium.
CTAAACTTGATACTTCCGGTAATTTATTAGAGGTTAAAAGTATAGGAGGAAATGATAATGATTATGGGAAGTCCATTAAAATTGACAAAAAAGGAAATATATACTTCACAGGCTATTATAAAGGAACTGTTGACTTTAATCCAGGTATAGGTATATATAATCTTACTTCAAATGGAGAGACTGATATTTTCATTTCTAAACTTAATCTTGCTGGCAATTTTATTTGGACTAAAAGCATAGGTGCAAGTAATTCTGATTATGGTAGTTCTATTGCCTTTGATCCAAACGGAAATGTTTATACAACTGGTTGTTTTGAAGGAATTGTCGATTTTGATCCTGGCATAGGAGTTTTAAACCTCACTTCCATAGGAAGCATTGGCATCTGCATTTCTAAACTTGACTCTCTTGGAAATTTTGTATGGGCTAAAAGTATGGGTGGAAGTAATACTGATTGTGGTGATTATATTTCTCTTGATTCTAATCAAAGCATCTATACTTTTGGCAGATTTAATGGAACTGTGGATTTTGACCCGGGATCAGCTATATATAATTTAACTGCTGGTTCATATCCTGATGTCTTTGTGTCTAAACTCTCTCAGCCTTTTACCATAATAGATAGTGTTACCCATGTTTCTTGCTTCGGATACTTCAATGCATCTATTGATATTTATGTTTATAATGGAATTCCTCCATATTCTTTTTCATGGAGCAATGGGGCAACTACCGAAGATATTTCTAACATAGTTGCTGGTACATATTTTCTAACAGTAAATGATGCGGCTAATAATTCTATAATCGATACTTTTGTTATTACACAACCCGATGCGCTTAATATTACAAATTCTATAACGTCCGGTGCAACAGGTGGTTCTATTTCATTAACTGTGCTTGGTGGTACACCACCATATTCATATGTCTGGAATTTTGGTAGTACAGGAGCCACTGTTTCCAATTTGCCTTTTGGGCAATACACCGTTACGGTTACAGATGCAAACCAGTGCTCAATTGGCGATGCTATAACACTTTCTCCTGCATATTTTCCAAGACTTCCATTGGTAGAGCATTTTTCGTCTGGTTCAAGTGCTTGCTCTAATTGTTGCAACTTAGAGCTGGCTTTTCAGAATGTTTTGGCACAAACTAACGGGCAGTGTGCTGTAATAAGGTATCCCGGAAATATTTTTCCCGACGGATATGAGACAAGTGAATCTATTGCCAGATATAATTATTATGGGCTAATAAGCACCATTCCTTCAGTTACCTTTAATGGACAAACTCCTGTAAGTTCTGCAAATATTACGGCTACTTCAATTTCTAATAGTTTTAACAATGACCTTACACCGATTAGTTTAAATCCTGTTTTCGATATTATTGGAAATCAAATAAATGTTATGGTCGATGTTTTTGCAATAGACAGCATTAGTAGCCAAAATTTAGTTTTGCAAACTGCTATTGTCGAAAACAAAACTTTTAACAATGTTTCTTGTTCGCAGATCGATTCCGCCCTTTTCATTTTGAAAAAAATGCTGCCTGACGAAAATGGAACAAATATTTCGCAAATTTCACCCGGCAACACTTATACATACACTTTTTCTTATATATTTCCTACAAACAATACTATTGAAGATTTTAATAATTTATCGCTTGTAAGCTTTGTTCAGGACAGTTCTACGCATCAGCTATATCAGTCGGCTTGGGCTGAACAAGCACCCGAACTTATTGCAAATTTCAGTGCATTTAATCCATTTGGACCTGTTCCGCATTCTGTTCAATTTAATGATCTTTCTACCGGTTCACCTGCCACTTGGCTTTGGGATTTCGGAGATGGAAATTCATCTACATCACAAAACCCAGTTCATGAATACCAGACAGTAGGCTTTTATACCGTTTCGCTTATAGTTACTAACTTTTTCGATGCAGATACTTTTGAGCTGGTAAACTATGTTGAAATTGCTAACTCTCAATATCCTACAAGCTGGTTTTTCAATACAACTGGTAACAATCATGTTATTTTAATTCCGAATTCAGCAGAAATTCTATTAAATGGAATTCCTATTGACTCGGGCGATTATGTTGGTGTTTTTTACAATGGAATAGGTGGATTGGCTTGTGCGGGAATGCAAATTTGGGAAAATATCACAACACCACTCACTGTCTGGGGAGAAGATGTAGGAAACGACGGTTTCGTTAACGGCGAAGAATTTAAATGGAAGATTTGGGATGCTTCAACAAATACCGACTACGACGCAATTGCTACATATATGCCAATGCCTCCAATGACAAATCAAGGATTTTACGCAAACAATGGAACAAGCGGCATAACATCTTTAACCACTTACGACTTTCAAAATATATCTCTTCCTTTGGGCTGGAGCATTTTTTCAACATATATGATTCCTGTAAATCCAGATATTCATGATGTTTTTTCGCCAATTGTTTCAGAAATTGAAATGGTCAAAAGTGGAATGGGCCAGATTTATTGGCCTGCATTTTCTATTAACCAAATTGGCAATCTCAGCTTAGGCCAAGGATATCAGGTAAAAACTTTAAGTTCAACAAACCTTATTGTTTATGGTAGCATTTGTGAACCGATAATTACACCGGTTTCTATAAATTCAGGCTGGAACCTGATTGGCTATTTAAGAACAAGCCCCGCTCCTATCGACACAATGCTAAGCTCAATTGTAAATGAAATTGTTTTAGCAAAAAATGGTTTCGGATTGGTTTATTGGCCTGTATATAATATCAACAACATTGGAAATATGATTCCGGGCGAAGGCTATCAGGTGAAAATGAATGTTGCGGGTGTTTTGGTTTATCCTCCTAATTAAATATTGACATTTGGGTTTTGGCCTTTGGATATTAGCTAAATGCCAATAGCTAACAGTTAGTTTTCCCTTACCTACCACAAGTTTGTAACTTGTGGCATATGATTTTTCCATTTTTATCCCACCGTTTTGTCATGATTTTTGAAAAAAATCAAAAATCCCGCCAAAACTATTTTTTCGTTTTCCTTTTCCCTGCCATAAATGCCAGGGCTATTACAGATTATCCTTTCAGGACTTTAGTTGAAAGTCTGTAAAGTTACGCAACTCAAAACTTCTGCTAAGCGAAGTTTCCGAACTTCGCTTTTTATTGAATGTAGTTTTTAACTACATTTGCATTAAAAAATGGAAACCAATATACATATTATTGTAGAGATTTATAAATGACCAAAAACATTTTCAATATGCTTGGCGAAGCTGTTTATACCGAAAACATTGATAGTGGCAGAAGATGGTTGCTCAGCGATATTACAGGGAAACCTATTTACCGGTGGAACAATCGCCACCATCAATTCAGGCATACCTACGATACACTTCAACGTCCTGTGGATATGTATGTAAAAGAAGGCACAAGCGAAAAACTCGTTGAAAAAGCTGTTTACGGAACAGTTTCCGATGTTTCAACTAATCGCAATGGCAAGCTTTTTAAGCAATACGACCAAAGCGGATTTAATACTTTTATCGAATACGATTTTAAAGGAAATTTAGTATATTTGCGAAAACGTTTTTGCGATGCCTACAATCAGACTATCGATTGGAGTGGCTCTCCGGCTTTGTTGTCGGATATATTTAATACTGAATTTACTTATGATGCTATGAACCGCCCGAAATCTATGAAACAGCCCGACAATTCTGTTATAGCATACGACTATAACAAAGCCGGCTTGTTGGATAAAATGAAAGCAAAAATAAGAGGTTCTGCCACATGGACAGATTTTGTAAACAACATAAACTACAACGAAAAAGGACAACGCACGAAGATCTTTTACGAAAACGGCAGCAAAACATCATATTATTACGATGCGGAAACATTCCGTCTGACACGCCTGCTAACTACCCGCGACACAGGCTCCGATATTTTGCAGGACATAAACTACACTTACGATGCAGTGGGTAACATCACAGAAATAGAAGACGATGCCCAACAAACACACTATTACTCAAATTCGGTTGTTGAGCCAAAAGGAAAGTATTATTACGATGCTTTATACAGATTGACTAAAGCCACAGGCCGTGAACTTTCTTCACTGGCAATGCCCAGCCACACAGATTTTGTTAACAATCTGGCTGTGCCCAATACTGCTAGCAATGCTATGCAAAACTATACACAAGAATACACTTACGATGAACTTGGCAATATAAACCAAATGAAATCTGTAGGCGATTGGACACGCGACTACTACTACGAAACAGCAAACAACCGCCTGAAAAACCACGATAACCAAACGGATGTTTATGATTATGACGAACATGGCAACTGCACAGAAATGCCACACTTGCCCGACTTAGTCTGGGATTACAAAGATGAACTAAAAGAAGTTACACTTGATGCAAGCAATAACAAAGCTTACTATGTTTATGATGCCGGTGGCGAAAGAGTTCGAAAGGTAGTTGATAAAGGCAGTGTTGTTGAAGAAAGACTTTATGTTGGAGGATTTGAGGTATATCGGAAAACTGTTTCAGGAACTCTTGATTATGAAAGAGAGACACTGAAGATTACCGAAGGTAGAAACACAATTGCTCAACTTGAAACTAAAACCGTTGAGAACGGGAATAATATTTCATCACCTACAACTAATCAGCGATACCAATACTCAAATCACTTGGGTTCAGCTTGCTTAGAATTGGATGAAAATGCAGCTATTATTTCATATGAGGAATACCATCCGTTTGGAACTACAAGTTACCGATCCGGTTCATCAGCAACCGAAGTTTCCTTGAAAAGATATAAATATGTAGGCAAGGAGCGAGACGAAGAAACTGGGCTGTACTACTATGGAGCGAGGTATTATTCGGCTTGGCTTTGTCGGTTTGTAAGTGTGGATCCACTGCAATTTGAATATCCACATTA
It encodes:
- a CDS encoding PKD domain-containing protein — translated: MKTKALIFLCIFLITTNLIAQEVDFEWAVGFGGQSQITVNDGITDIAGNVYITGDFQDTVDFDPGPGIYNLGTNGYDDIFVSKYNCSGSFVWAKSIEQSDGEGASLAIDSVGNIYIIGSFSGTNIDFDPGPGVYYLSSIWLNDIFALKLDSSGGFLWAKSFGGSTSDGGRSIAIDNLGDIYLSGWFNDTVDFDPGPGVYNLITGYYGYDMFITKLDSLGNFIWAKSMLGVGDFSAYCSDLAICDKNFLYIIGAFDGTVDFDPDTNNTFYLTSNGENDIFISKLDTSGNLLEVKSIGGNDNDYGKSIKIDKKGNIYFTGYYKGTVDFNPGIGIYNLTSNGETDIFISKLNLAGNFIWTKSIGASNSDYGSSIAFDPNGNVYTTGCFEGIVDFDPGIGVLNLTSIGSIGICISKLDSLGNFVWAKSMGGSNTDCGDYISLDSNQSIYTFGRFNGTVDFDPGSAIYNLTAGSYPDVFVSKLSQPFTIIDSVTHVSCFGYFNASIDIYVYNGIPPYSFSWSNGATTEDISNIVAGTYFLTVNDAANNSIIDTFVITQPDALNITNSITSGATGGSISLTVLGGTPPYSYVWNFGSTGATVSNLPFGQYTVTVTDANQCSIGDAITLSPAYFPRLPLVEHFSSGSSACSNCCNLELAFQNVLAQTNGQCAVIRYPGNIFPDGYETSESIARYNYYGLISTIPSVTFNGQTPVSSANITATSISNSFNNDLTPISLNPVFDIIGNQINVMVDVFAIDSISSQNLVLQTAIVENKTFNNVSCSQIDSALFILKKMLPDENGTNISQISPGNTYTYTFSYIFPTNNTIEDFNNLSLVSFVQDSSTHQLYQSAWAEQAPELIANFSAFNPFGPVPHSVQFNDLSTGSPATWLWDFGDGNSSTSQNPVHEYQTVGFYTVSLIVTNFFDADTFELVNYVEIANSQYPTSWFFNTTGNNHVILIPNSAEILLNGIPIDSGDYVGVFYNGIGGLACAGMQIWENITTPLTVWGEDVGNDGFVNGEEFKWKIWDASTNTDYDAIATYMPMPPMTNQGFYANNGTSGITSLTTYDFQNISLPLGWSIFSTYMIPVNPDIHDVFSPIVSEIEMVKSGMGQIYWPAFSINQIGNLSLGQGYQVKTLSSTNLIVYGSICEPIITPVSINSGWNLIGYLRTSPAPIDTMLSSIVNEIVLAKNGFGLVYWPVYNINNIGNMIPGEGYQVKMNVAGVLVYPPN